In Micrococcus luteus NCTC 2665, a single window of DNA contains:
- a CDS encoding sulfate adenylyltransferase subunit 1, with translation MSTALLDRHAPAGTLFRLATAGSVDDGKSTLVGRLLHDSKAVLADQLEAVARTSAERGFGGAEGGLDLALLTDGLRAEREQGITIDVAYRYFATDRRTFVLADCPGHVQYTRNTVTGASTADAVVLLVDARKGVVEQTRRHLSVVALLRVPHVIVAVNKIDLVDYAEEVFTAIAEDVRRVARELGLSDAVSVPVSALQGDNVVTRSERTDWYTGPTLMELLESMPGVDAEDDAAASFRFPVQLVVRPQGALAPGLDPEVFRDYRGYAGQVVAGTVRPGDAVAVLTPGQPARTTTVVGVDAAGESLEEASSPQSVVLRLADEVDVARGDTIAAADTAPRPTTEVAAALCWLSAAPLRVGQQVLVKHGTAVVRALVQEVAGRLDLDTLRLDPAETLGLNDIGQVRLHLAAPLPVEPYAVHRRTGAFLVIDPQDGATLAAGMVRGRDEA, from the coding sequence ATGAGCACCGCACTGCTGGACCGGCACGCCCCCGCCGGGACCCTGTTCCGCCTGGCCACGGCCGGCTCGGTCGACGACGGCAAGTCCACCCTCGTGGGCCGCCTCCTGCACGACTCCAAGGCCGTCCTGGCCGACCAGCTCGAGGCCGTGGCCCGCACTTCCGCCGAGCGCGGCTTCGGCGGTGCCGAGGGCGGGCTGGACCTGGCGCTGCTGACCGACGGCCTGCGCGCCGAGCGGGAGCAGGGGATCACGATCGACGTCGCGTACCGGTACTTCGCCACGGACCGGCGCACCTTCGTGCTGGCCGACTGCCCCGGGCACGTGCAGTACACCCGGAACACCGTCACGGGCGCCTCGACGGCCGACGCCGTCGTGCTGCTCGTGGACGCCCGCAAGGGCGTGGTGGAGCAGACCCGACGCCACCTCAGCGTGGTGGCCCTGCTGCGGGTGCCGCACGTGATCGTCGCGGTCAACAAGATCGATCTCGTGGACTACGCCGAGGAGGTCTTCACCGCGATCGCCGAGGACGTGCGGCGCGTGGCCCGGGAGCTCGGCCTCTCCGACGCGGTGAGCGTCCCGGTGTCCGCCCTCCAGGGCGACAACGTGGTCACCCGCTCCGAGCGGACGGACTGGTACACCGGCCCCACGCTCATGGAGCTGCTCGAGTCGATGCCCGGGGTGGACGCCGAGGACGACGCCGCCGCCTCCTTCCGCTTCCCGGTGCAGCTCGTGGTGCGCCCCCAGGGCGCCCTGGCCCCCGGCCTCGACCCCGAGGTCTTCCGCGACTACCGCGGCTACGCCGGGCAGGTCGTGGCGGGCACCGTCCGGCCCGGGGACGCCGTCGCCGTCCTCACCCCGGGGCAGCCGGCGCGCACCACCACCGTGGTGGGCGTGGACGCCGCCGGGGAATCCCTCGAGGAGGCCTCCTCCCCGCAGTCGGTGGTCCTGCGCCTGGCCGACGAGGTGGACGTGGCCCGCGGGGACACGATCGCCGCCGCGGACACCGCCCCGCGCCCCACCACGGAGGTGGCCGCCGCGCTGTGCTGGCTCTCCGCCGCACCGCTGCGCGTCGGGCAGCAGGTCCTCGTCAAGCACGGCACCGCCGTCGTCCGGGCGCTCGTCCAGGAGGTGGCCGGCCGGCTCGACCTCGACACCCTGCGGCTCGACCCGGCCGAGACCCTCGGGCTCAACGACATCGGACAGGTGCGCCTGCACCTGGCCGCGCCGCTGCCCGTGGAGCCCTACGCCGTGCATCGGCGCACCGGGGCGTTCCTCGTGATCGACCCCCAGGACGGTGCCACGCTCGCCGCCGGCATGGTGCGCGGCCGCGACGAGGCCTGA
- a CDS encoding ABC transporter ATP-binding protein, with protein sequence MTVVMEDVGKSFGGPTPVLEDVSVRIEPGEFVCLLGASGCGKSTLLNIIARLEAPTAGVVKTPREGAAFMFQDAALFPWLTARGNIELALRFAGVAAGERRERAGELLRLVHLDDAADLRPHQLSGGMRQRVALARALAQDRPLLLMDEPFAALDAITRDLLHGELERVWRQTGRTVVFVTHNVAEAVRLGQRVLLLSSRPGRVVAEWDVPAAARHDAPAAAALTAAITARLGQEIRRHAH encoded by the coding sequence ATGACGGTGGTGATGGAGGACGTGGGCAAGAGCTTCGGCGGGCCCACGCCCGTGCTGGAGGACGTCTCCGTGCGGATCGAGCCGGGCGAGTTCGTCTGCCTGCTCGGCGCGTCCGGATGCGGCAAGTCCACCCTGCTGAACATCATCGCCCGGCTCGAGGCGCCCACCGCGGGCGTCGTCAAGACCCCCCGGGAGGGGGCCGCGTTCATGTTCCAGGACGCCGCCCTCTTCCCGTGGCTCACCGCCCGCGGCAACATCGAGCTCGCCCTCCGCTTCGCCGGTGTGGCCGCGGGGGAGCGTCGGGAGCGTGCCGGGGAGCTGCTGCGCCTCGTCCACCTGGACGACGCCGCCGACCTGCGACCCCACCAGCTCTCCGGCGGCATGCGCCAGCGCGTCGCCCTGGCCCGGGCCCTCGCCCAGGACCGCCCCCTGCTGCTCATGGACGAGCCGTTCGCGGCCTTGGACGCGATCACCCGCGACCTGCTGCATGGGGAGCTCGAGCGCGTGTGGCGGCAGACCGGCCGGACGGTCGTGTTCGTCACCCACAACGTGGCCGAGGCCGTCCGCCTCGGCCAGCGGGTGCTGCTGCTGTCCTCACGTCCGGGTCGCGTCGTCGCCGAATGGGACGTGCCCGCAGCCGCCCGCCACGACGCGCCCGCCGCGGCCGCCCTCACGGCCGCCATCACCGCCCGACTCGGTCAGGAGATCCGTCGCCATGCGCACTGA
- a CDS encoding ABC transporter permease, which translates to MRTDTPTLDAPGRAPGAATDDELRELDSGLDALQAVDSTRRTGLAGWDWSRVLLPVAAVVLLVAIWQAFAWLAGARGEPITGPGDVLGAFGTLWAQGLVQQAVATSVGRAVVGFALAVVVGVGLGLLLGQVGVLRRAFGPLLTALMVLPNVAWVPLAVLWFGLSDATAYFVMLTGAVPAVVAGLTTGTDQVPPQLRRAARVLGASRLETALLVVLPAALPAFVSGLRQGWAFAWRGLMAAEIIAVGGPMGVGLGTLLHQGRTESDLAVVLCAVLAILAVGVLVELTVFGPVERRMLRRRGLLEGSTR; encoded by the coding sequence ATGCGCACTGACACCCCCACCCTCGACGCCCCCGGCCGCGCGCCGGGGGCCGCCACCGACGACGAGCTGCGCGAGCTCGACAGCGGCCTCGACGCGCTCCAGGCCGTCGACTCGACCCGTCGGACGGGTCTGGCCGGGTGGGACTGGAGCCGGGTCCTGCTCCCGGTGGCCGCCGTCGTCCTGCTCGTGGCGATCTGGCAGGCCTTCGCGTGGCTGGCCGGTGCGCGCGGCGAGCCGATCACCGGTCCCGGCGACGTCCTCGGGGCCTTCGGGACGCTGTGGGCCCAGGGCCTCGTCCAGCAGGCAGTGGCGACGTCCGTGGGCCGCGCCGTCGTGGGCTTCGCACTCGCCGTGGTCGTCGGCGTCGGGCTGGGCCTGCTGCTCGGACAGGTCGGCGTCCTGCGACGGGCGTTCGGCCCGCTGCTCACGGCCCTGATGGTGCTGCCCAACGTGGCCTGGGTGCCGCTCGCGGTGCTGTGGTTCGGCCTCAGCGACGCCACCGCGTACTTCGTGATGCTCACCGGCGCCGTCCCGGCCGTGGTCGCCGGCCTCACCACCGGCACGGACCAGGTGCCGCCGCAGCTGCGTCGCGCGGCCCGCGTGCTGGGCGCCTCGCGCCTCGAGACCGCCCTGCTGGTGGTCCTCCCGGCTGCCCTGCCCGCCTTCGTCTCCGGCCTGCGCCAGGGCTGGGCCTTCGCGTGGCGAGGCCTCATGGCCGCCGAGATCATCGCCGTCGGCGGGCCCATGGGCGTCGGACTCGGGACCCTGCTCCACCAGGGACGGACCGAGTCCGACCTCGCCGTCGTCCTCTGCGCCGTCCTGGCCATCCTGGCCGTCGGCGTCCTCGTCGAACTGACCGTATTCGGCCCTGTCGAGCGGCGCATGCTGCGCCGCCGGGGGCTGCTGGAAGGGAGCACGCGATGA